Proteins encoded together in one Entomobacter blattae window:
- the nuoL gene encoding NADH-quinone oxidoreductase subunit L, which yields MQPLTSLFCAAFLFPILGALVAGFAGRPLGDRFAQCVTLGCMSLSALAAVMALYIFQHSQFSVVQVHLLNWIDAGQFHAGWNLRLDTLSVTIVAMVTVISTLIHLYSIGYMGHDSMPSYRFFAYISFFTFAMLMLVTANDLIQLFCGWEGVGLASYLLIGYWYNKPSAAAAAIKAFVVNRIADLFFIVGIALLFLEFGSVSYDVIFAMIPNKISDVYILFGEHRVFEVIGILLFIGAVGKSAQLFLHVWLPDAMEGPTPVSALIHAATMVTAGVFLMARMSPLIEYALHTKALILFIGATTSFFAATVGLVQTDIKRTIAYSTCSQLGYMFIAVGVGAYQISVFHLTTHAFFKALLFLAAGVVIHALHDEQDMFKMGGLWKRIPVTYACFWIGSLALAGIYPFSGYWSKDAILEAAWMSHTSMGIYGWVLGSVTAFMTALYSWRLIFLVFHGQNRGDIKLSEVSESSFIMLFPLLVLSAGAIFLGMCVNNFYIGSQQAVFWNGSIVNAANNTIMSNYEHIPQLLSLVPSILAILGFIAAYICYIYNPKLPDFFAKRFSALYCIFKNKWFFDEIYDFVFVKPYRAIAKSLWKNGEENTVEGLPIVIGKITISGARQIVKLQTGSLAVYAFSMLIGLVVLITTLLIFR from the coding sequence ATGCAGCCCTTAACTTCTTTATTTTGTGCAGCTTTTCTTTTTCCCATTTTGGGTGCGCTTGTTGCGGGTTTTGCAGGACGACCTCTGGGTGATAGGTTTGCGCAATGTGTTACTTTAGGGTGTATGAGCCTGTCGGCTCTAGCTGCCGTAATGGCTTTGTATATTTTTCAACATAGCCAGTTTTCCGTTGTTCAGGTTCATTTACTTAACTGGATTGATGCCGGGCAATTCCATGCGGGTTGGAATTTAAGGCTTGATACACTCTCCGTTACAATTGTAGCGATGGTTACAGTTATTTCTACCTTAATTCATCTCTATAGTATTGGCTATATGGGGCATGATTCCATGCCTTCATATCGATTTTTTGCCTATATATCATTTTTTACATTTGCCATGCTTATGCTTGTGACAGCTAACGATCTTATCCAGCTCTTTTGTGGTTGGGAAGGGGTTGGCTTGGCAAGTTATCTTCTTATTGGATACTGGTACAATAAACCCAGTGCTGCTGCGGCTGCTATTAAGGCTTTTGTGGTTAATCGTATTGCAGATTTATTTTTCATCGTTGGGATTGCCCTTCTTTTTTTAGAATTTGGCAGTGTTTCTTACGATGTTATTTTTGCCATGATTCCCAACAAAATCTCAGATGTTTATATCCTTTTTGGGGAACATCGGGTGTTTGAAGTTATTGGTATTCTGCTGTTTATTGGTGCAGTTGGTAAATCAGCTCAGCTGTTTTTGCATGTATGGCTACCGGATGCCATGGAAGGCCCCACTCCTGTCTCAGCGCTTATTCATGCCGCGACAATGGTTACGGCAGGTGTTTTTCTGATGGCAAGAATGTCTCCGTTGATTGAATATGCCCTGCATACGAAAGCATTAATTTTATTTATTGGTGCTACTACAAGCTTTTTTGCCGCTACTGTTGGTCTGGTGCAGACGGACATTAAACGGACAATTGCTTACTCTACCTGCTCACAGTTGGGCTATATGTTTATTGCGGTAGGTGTTGGGGCCTATCAGATTTCTGTTTTTCACTTAACAACCCATGCTTTTTTTAAGGCTTTGCTCTTTTTGGCGGCTGGTGTGGTAATTCATGCTCTTCATGATGAGCAAGATATGTTTAAAATGGGCGGTTTATGGAAGAGGATCCCTGTAACTTATGCCTGCTTCTGGATTGGCTCTTTGGCTTTGGCAGGTATATATCCTTTTTCAGGATATTGGTCTAAGGATGCTATTCTTGAAGCCGCCTGGATGAGTCATACTTCAATGGGGATCTATGGTTGGGTTTTGGGGTCTGTTACGGCCTTTATGACCGCTCTGTATAGTTGGAGGCTTATTTTCCTGGTATTTCATGGACAAAATAGAGGCGATATTAAGCTGTCCGAGGTGAGTGAATCTTCTTTTATCATGCTGTTTCCTCTTCTTGTTTTGTCAGCTGGAGCGATCTTTTTAGGGATGTGCGTCAATAATTTTTATATTGGCAGTCAACAGGCCGTATTTTGGAATGGCTCAATTGTTAATGCCGCCAATAATACGATTATGAGTAACTATGAACATATTCCCCAATTACTCTCATTGGTACCCAGTATTTTGGCTATTTTAGGTTTTATAGCTGCTTATATCTGTTATATTTACAATCCAAAACTCCCAGATTTCTTTGCTAAGCGGTTTTCTGCTCTTTATTGTATATTTAAAAATAAATGGTTTTTTGATGAAATTTATGATTTCGTCTTTGTTAAACCCTATAGAGCCATTGCGAAATCTTTATGGAAAAATGGTGAAGAAAATACCGTGGAAGGGCTGCCAATTGTCATAGGAAAGATCACTATCAGCGGTGCTCGACAAATTGTTAAATTACAAACTGGCTCTCTCGCTGTTTACGCATTCAGTATGCTTATTGGTCTGGTTGTTCTTATTACAACATTGCTAATTTTTCGTTAA
- the nuoN gene encoding NADH-quinone oxidoreductase subunit NuoN, whose protein sequence is MNWNLALPEILLSASGLLILLFGLVQKKEQSAFICTMLTIASFIACIFLVGTSSDGVAYNGAFINDSFAKFIKILILIAAIFTLILATEFNGFEKIDKFEFPVLILFSTVGALIMASAENLITLFVGLELSSLALYILCAFARDSILSAESGLKYFVLGSLASGILLYGASLVYGYTGTLDYRGIKSALLATSQIYPGLIIGIVFILIGLSFKLSAVPFHMWTPDVYQGAPTSVTTYLASAPKFAAFALLLRVISGPFGHTYYQWQLLIEIISIASILVGAIAAIAQTNIKRLMAYSSIGHMGFALMGVAAATPLGLRGSLIYLTAYLFMNAGAFAVIAALRRKGHAVESIYDFAGMAQKNKSLALAMAIFMFSMVGVPPLAGFFGKFMVFYAALSAHLYTLVIFALIGSIITAFYYLRIIKIMYFDPSIEGIDTVPSSYSFISLVTGIVTVAFILVLGPITMAAQSAASVLFN, encoded by the coding sequence ATGAATTGGAATCTTGCCCTACCGGAAATATTGCTCTCTGCAAGTGGGTTGCTTATCCTGCTTTTTGGTTTGGTGCAGAAAAAAGAGCAGTCTGCCTTTATTTGTACTATGCTAACGATTGCATCATTCATTGCCTGTATTTTCTTGGTGGGAACTTCTTCCGATGGAGTGGCTTATAATGGGGCCTTCATTAATGATAGTTTTGCCAAATTCATTAAGATACTTATCTTAATTGCAGCAATTTTCACTCTTATTCTTGCCACTGAATTTAATGGTTTTGAAAAGATAGATAAGTTTGAGTTTCCAGTCCTTATCCTTTTTTCGACAGTCGGTGCCCTTATTATGGCGTCTGCTGAAAACTTGATAACGTTATTTGTTGGGTTGGAACTCTCTTCCCTTGCACTTTATATTCTTTGTGCCTTTGCAAGGGATAGTATTTTATCGGCAGAATCTGGCCTGAAATATTTTGTTTTGGGGTCTTTGGCCTCAGGAATATTGCTCTATGGAGCTTCGCTTGTCTATGGTTATACTGGAACTTTAGATTATAGAGGGATTAAATCTGCTCTTCTTGCTACGTCTCAGATTTACCCTGGCCTTATCATTGGTATAGTCTTTATTTTAATTGGACTGAGTTTTAAGCTCTCAGCTGTTCCATTTCATATGTGGACACCCGATGTCTATCAGGGCGCGCCAACTTCTGTTACGACTTATTTGGCGAGTGCGCCAAAATTTGCTGCCTTTGCCCTTTTGTTGCGGGTTATCTCGGGTCCATTTGGCCATACTTATTATCAATGGCAGTTGTTGATCGAAATTATTTCCATTGCTTCAATTCTTGTCGGGGCGATTGCAGCTATTGCACAGACAAACATAAAACGGCTTATGGCTTATTCTTCTATTGGGCATATGGGATTTGCCCTTATGGGTGTTGCCGCTGCAACCCCTTTAGGGCTGCGGGGTTCTTTGATTTATCTTACGGCGTATCTTTTTATGAATGCTGGGGCATTTGCCGTTATTGCAGCCCTGCGTAGAAAAGGCCATGCTGTGGAGAGTATCTATGATTTTGCAGGTATGGCCCAGAAGAATAAATCTTTAGCCCTGGCTATGGCTATTTTTATGTTCAGCATGGTTGGCGTGCCGCCATTGGCTGGTTTTTTTGGAAAGTTCATGGTTTTTTATGCTGCTCTTTCCGCCCATTTATATACTTTGGTTATTTTTGCCCTTATTGGCAGTATTATTACAGCATTTTATTATCTAAGAATTATAAAGATCATGTATTTTGATCCTTCTATTGAGGGCATCGATACAGTGCCGTCATCTTATTCCTTTATTTCATTGGTCACCGGGATCGTGACAGTCGCTTTTATCCTTGTTTTGGGCCCCATTACTATGGCCGCTCAATCTGCTGCATCCGTACTGTTTAATTGA
- a CDS encoding biotin--[acetyl-CoA-carboxylase] ligase, translated as MTIHHIVDWEWRLEHYQEVTSTSDLCKERARNGERSFLALLADRQTKGRGSRGRSWKSGEGNLALSLLIRPEQGLEKTPYIWPFLSAVVVYEALFSLTRLKGLQIKWPNDLLLDSKKLGGILIEQELSSQEPGKTEWLVIGFGVNLEQSPKNLGGKATSLRERNVSISVLELAYEILKKFSFFQKQLLEKGFSYILTIWMERSFPVGYPLAVKIKNVQYTGHFAGIDERGFLLLDQEGHIKEFSTGEVLLLE; from the coding sequence TTGACTATTCATCATATCGTCGATTGGGAGTGGCGTCTTGAGCATTACCAAGAAGTAACTTCCACTTCGGATTTATGTAAAGAGAGGGCTAGAAATGGCGAAAGGTCGTTTTTGGCTCTTTTGGCGGATCGGCAAACGAAGGGGAGAGGAAGTCGTGGAAGAAGCTGGAAGAGTGGGGAGGGAAACCTGGCACTTTCTCTTCTAATAAGACCTGAACAAGGCCTTGAGAAGACTCCTTATATTTGGCCCTTTTTATCAGCCGTGGTGGTCTACGAAGCACTATTTTCCTTAACCAGGCTAAAGGGTCTTCAAATAAAATGGCCTAATGATCTGTTGCTTGATTCGAAGAAGCTCGGAGGGATTCTCATTGAGCAAGAATTGTCTTCACAAGAACCAGGGAAGACAGAATGGCTGGTGATTGGATTTGGGGTTAACCTTGAGCAATCACCAAAGAATTTAGGAGGAAAGGCTACCTCTTTACGGGAAAGAAATGTCTCTATTTCAGTGTTGGAATTGGCCTATGAGATTTTGAAAAAATTTTCTTTTTTTCAAAAACAACTTTTAGAAAAAGGCTTTTCTTATATACTTACGATTTGGATGGAAAGAAGCTTTCCCGTGGGTTATCCTCTTGCAGTGAAAATAAAAAACGTTCAGTATACAGGGCATTTTGCTGGGATTGATGAAAGAGGATTTCTTTTGCTTGACCAAGAAGGCCACATAAAGGAATTTTCGACGGGTGAGGTTTTGTTACTGGAATAG
- a CDS encoding type III pantothenate kinase yields the protein MLLVIDAGNTNVVFAVYHEKKWQGIWRISMEIQRTADEYAVWLFSLLRECNISPRLIRRAIIGTVVPAALYHLRHLCMEWLNIEPIIASSKLNWGFPIHVDNPDEVGVDRLLNGLAAQDYYKGPLIVIDFGTATTFDVVDENGAYCGGVIAPGINLSVEALHRAAAQLPRIGIGRPQTVIGRSTIPAMRSGLFWGYIGLIEGIVERIKKEFQPVMKIVATGGLAPLFSEGTAIFDYIDGELTLNGLRILAERTFLTMQKDKE from the coding sequence GTGTTGCTGGTCATTGATGCAGGAAATACAAATGTTGTATTTGCTGTATATCACGAAAAAAAATGGCAGGGTATATGGCGTATTTCCATGGAAATTCAACGCACTGCTGATGAGTATGCGGTATGGCTGTTTTCCTTACTGAGAGAGTGTAATATTTCTCCTCGATTAATTCGCCGTGCAATTATTGGTACTGTTGTTCCTGCTGCATTATATCATTTGAGGCATCTATGTATGGAATGGCTCAATATAGAGCCCATTATTGCATCTTCTAAGTTAAATTGGGGCTTTCCTATCCATGTAGATAACCCTGATGAAGTGGGCGTTGATAGATTGTTGAATGGCCTGGCAGCACAGGATTATTATAAGGGACCATTGATTGTTATTGATTTTGGAACAGCAACGACTTTTGATGTCGTTGATGAAAATGGTGCTTATTGTGGTGGTGTTATAGCGCCTGGCATTAACCTGTCTGTTGAAGCCTTGCATAGGGCTGCAGCCCAGTTGCCTCGTATTGGTATAGGTCGTCCGCAAACTGTCATTGGCCGTAGTACTATACCAGCTATGCGCTCTGGTTTATTCTGGGGATATATCGGCCTTATTGAAGGTATTGTGGAGCGCATAAAAAAAGAATTTCAACCTGTCATGAAAATTGTTGCCACGGGTGGGTTGGCACCGCTTTTTTCTGAAGGTACCGCAATTTTTGACTATATAGACGGTGAGCTGACCCTCAACGGATTACGTATTCTTGCAGAGAGAACGTTTTTGACAATGCAAAAAGATAAAGAGTAA
- a CDS encoding ribonuclease J, with protein sequence MNNQSKGLAFLPLGGTGEIGMNFNLYRMDGQWLIVDCGIGFSGNNTPEADILVPDSSFIEGYRDDLCGMVITHAHEDHIGAVAHLWKGLGCPIYATPFAAAVLKKKLYEAQLLSKITIHIIPPGSQFSVGPFDIEFVPVAHSIPESQSLIMRTPYGTIVHTGDWKIDPTPLIGPVTDMERFKAVGQEGVLALIGDSTNVLTDRDSDSELSVRESLAKIISNLQGRVAVTCFASNVARIESIAIAAQEANRKVVIVGRSLKNIDGSARECGYLKDIPPFLTEQQVNSLSDHETLMIITGSQGEPRSALSRIAADTHQNISLGVGDTVIYSSRMIPGNEQAVIRVQDLLARRGVKIITDRDDLVHVSGHATRRDMHKLYEAIKPQYIIPVHGEWRHLSSHATLAKEHGAQAILLEDGDLLNLSPGEVKVIDTAVTGQLAVDGGRLLPIDGDIMSKRRKMLYNGMIIASLAIDDEGYLIGDPKISAPGLLTKEDPEAERVTESFAVAIENLPEEIRLDDNLLKEASKTALRRAFGNKLQKRPLVDVHLLRV encoded by the coding sequence ATGAATAATCAGAGTAAAGGTCTTGCTTTCCTTCCCTTGGGAGGGACGGGCGAGATCGGAATGAATTTCAACCTTTACCGTATGGACGGTCAATGGTTAATCGTGGATTGTGGTATTGGGTTTAGTGGAAATAATACTCCAGAAGCCGATATTCTCGTTCCCGATTCCTCCTTTATTGAGGGGTATAGGGATGATTTGTGCGGTATGGTTATAACACATGCCCATGAAGACCATATCGGTGCGGTTGCCCATTTATGGAAGGGATTAGGATGCCCTATTTATGCAACCCCTTTTGCAGCTGCTGTATTAAAAAAGAAGCTATATGAAGCCCAGCTTCTTTCTAAAATAACAATCCATATTATCCCTCCAGGAAGTCAGTTTTCGGTAGGTCCTTTTGATATTGAATTTGTTCCCGTTGCCCATTCTATCCCCGAATCCCAGTCTCTTATCATGCGTACACCTTATGGGACTATCGTCCATACGGGGGACTGGAAAATAGACCCAACCCCCTTGATTGGGCCTGTTACAGATATGGAACGTTTCAAAGCGGTTGGTCAGGAAGGGGTATTGGCCCTGATTGGCGACAGCACCAATGTGCTAACGGATAGAGATTCTGATTCAGAGCTGAGCGTAAGAGAAAGCCTGGCCAAGATTATTTCAAACTTACAGGGGCGAGTTGCAGTAACTTGTTTTGCTAGCAATGTTGCAAGGATAGAAAGCATTGCCATAGCTGCTCAGGAAGCCAACAGAAAGGTTGTTATTGTTGGTCGTTCTCTAAAAAACATTGATGGTTCAGCCCGTGAATGTGGTTATTTAAAAGATATACCACCCTTTTTAACAGAACAGCAGGTGAATTCTCTGTCTGATCATGAGACCCTCATGATCATTACGGGAAGCCAAGGCGAACCACGTTCAGCACTTTCCCGAATAGCAGCAGATACCCACCAGAATATTTCTCTTGGGGTCGGGGATACTGTTATCTACAGTAGCCGTATGATACCTGGTAACGAACAGGCTGTTATCCGTGTTCAGGATCTTCTGGCACGTCGGGGAGTAAAAATTATTACGGATCGTGATGATCTCGTGCATGTTTCTGGCCATGCGACCAGAAGGGATATGCATAAGCTTTACGAAGCCATAAAGCCCCAATATATTATTCCTGTTCATGGTGAATGGCGCCATTTAAGCAGCCATGCAACCCTTGCCAAAGAGCATGGTGCCCAGGCCATTCTTCTGGAGGATGGTGATCTTCTCAACCTTTCACCAGGGGAGGTAAAGGTAATAGATACAGCTGTAACAGGCCAGCTTGCAGTTGATGGGGGGCGGCTACTTCCTATCGATGGTGATATTATGTCCAAGCGACGCAAAATGTTGTATAATGGTATGATCATTGCAAGCTTGGCTATCGATGATGAAGGCTACCTCATTGGTGATCCTAAAATCAGTGCCCCTGGCTTGTTGACCAAAGAAGATCCTGAAGCAGAACGGGTAACGGAAAGTTTTGCTGTCGCTATTGAAAATCTTCCTGAAGAAATACGCCTTGATGATAACCTGCTCAAAGAGGCCAGTAAAACGGCTTTGCGTCGCGCCTTTGGTAACAAGCTGCAAAAAAGACCATTAGTGGATGTCCATCTGCTGAGAGTTTAG
- the proS gene encoding proline--tRNA ligase: protein MRLSQSVIATLKETPAEAQIASHRLMLRSGMVRQTSSGIYTWLPLGLKVLRKIAQIVREEQDRIGGQEVLMPTLQSADLWKQSGRYDAYGPEMLRIQDRHKRDLLYGPTNEEMITDLFGQVVKSYKELPQLFYQIQWKFRDEIRPRFGVMRGREFLMKDAYSFDASYGEARKTYQKMMLAYLRTFQRLGVRAIPMVADTGPIGGDLSHEFIILAPTGESGVFYDSLLEEKDWLQTAVDTTSSQDLHRFFDELTHHYAATDEKHDTQAWSLVPAERQREGRGIEVGHIFYFGQKYTQSMGVSVNGADGAPFFPEMGSYGIGISRLVGAIIEASHDENGIIWPDEVAPYKVVLLNLGNKDEASLALCEKIYAHLSELCLYDDRNERAGVKFADADLIGYPWQIVVGPKGAVKNTVELKRRSTGQKEEISVENLLARFSSNTLK from the coding sequence ATGCGCCTTTCTCAAAGCGTAATTGCTACACTTAAAGAAACACCGGCAGAGGCACAAATTGCTTCTCATAGGCTTATGTTGCGTTCTGGCATGGTTAGGCAGACAAGCTCTGGCATTTATACTTGGCTGCCATTAGGCTTGAAAGTTCTCAGAAAGATTGCCCAAATTGTGAGAGAGGAACAGGATAGGATTGGCGGCCAAGAGGTTTTAATGCCAACTCTACAATCTGCCGATTTATGGAAACAATCGGGTCGATACGATGCCTATGGGCCAGAAATGCTTAGAATCCAAGATCGCCATAAAAGGGATTTGCTCTATGGCCCTACGAATGAGGAAATGATTACTGACCTTTTTGGTCAGGTGGTCAAATCCTATAAAGAGCTGCCCCAACTTTTTTACCAAATCCAATGGAAATTTCGTGATGAAATCCGTCCCCGTTTTGGCGTTATGCGTGGGCGTGAATTTCTTATGAAGGATGCTTATAGTTTTGATGCCAGCTATGGGGAGGCACGTAAAACCTATCAAAAAATGATGTTGGCCTATTTGCGTACTTTTCAACGATTGGGAGTAAGGGCTATTCCCATGGTGGCCGATACAGGACCTATTGGAGGAGATTTAAGTCACGAATTTATTATTCTGGCCCCTACAGGAGAAAGCGGAGTTTTTTACGATAGCCTCCTTGAGGAAAAGGACTGGCTTCAAACTGCTGTTGATACAACGAGTTCCCAGGATTTGCATCGTTTTTTTGATGAGCTAACCCACCACTATGCTGCTACGGATGAAAAGCACGATACACAAGCGTGGAGCCTCGTGCCGGCAGAACGGCAAAGGGAAGGGCGGGGGATTGAGGTTGGGCATATTTTTTATTTTGGTCAGAAATATACCCAATCCATGGGAGTTAGTGTCAATGGTGCTGATGGTGCTCCCTTTTTTCCTGAAATGGGCTCCTACGGTATTGGTATTTCTCGTTTGGTTGGTGCTATTATTGAAGCAAGCCATGATGAGAATGGCATTATCTGGCCAGATGAAGTTGCCCCCTATAAAGTGGTTTTGCTGAACCTTGGGAATAAAGATGAGGCAAGTCTTGCCTTATGTGAAAAAATTTATGCACATTTATCTGAGCTGTGCCTGTATGATGATCGTAACGAAAGGGCTGGGGTTAAATTTGCTGATGCTGATCTGATCGGTTATCCATGGCAGATTGTTGTTGGCCCGAAAGGGGCTGTAAAAAATACTGTTGAACTCAAAAGGCGTT